A window of the Lactobacillus amylovorus DSM 20531 genome harbors these coding sequences:
- a CDS encoding phosphatidate cytidylyltransferase, whose product MKQRVITAVIALILFIPIVLAGGLWMDWLTVLFAAVGISEIFLMKKQLLVSFDFVLALLATLTWTVPDSFFKVFPSNITKLGVFYGIVMIFLTWTVLSKNKTTFDDVGVYVLAALYIGLGFHYMAAIRAYPQNGLALLGYVFVVVWSTDIGAYMIGRKIGKHKLWPVISPNKTWEGSIGAVICALIFSAIYLAILSHFNITFGVSELSMVGLAFILSIVGQMGDLVESAYKRFYGVKDSGKILPGHGGILDRFDSMLFVLPVVAAILGIVH is encoded by the coding sequence ATGAAACAACGTGTAATTACGGCAGTTATTGCCTTAATCTTATTTATTCCAATTGTATTAGCAGGCGGTCTTTGGATGGACTGGCTGACTGTACTTTTTGCAGCAGTTGGTATTAGTGAAATCTTTTTGATGAAAAAACAACTCTTGGTATCATTTGATTTCGTTTTAGCATTGCTTGCTACTTTAACCTGGACTGTTCCAGACTCATTTTTCAAAGTATTCCCATCAAATATAACTAAGTTGGGTGTATTTTATGGCATTGTCATGATTTTCTTGACTTGGACTGTTCTTTCCAAGAACAAGACAACTTTTGATGATGTTGGTGTTTATGTTTTAGCAGCTCTTTATATTGGACTCGGCTTCCACTACATGGCCGCAATCAGAGCATACCCACAAAACGGTTTAGCTTTATTGGGTTATGTATTTGTAGTTGTTTGGTCAACTGATATTGGTGCATACATGATCGGTCGTAAGATCGGTAAGCATAAGTTATGGCCAGTAATTAGTCCTAACAAGACATGGGAAGGTTCTATTGGTGCCGTAATTTGTGCATTGATTTTTAGTGCAATCTATTTAGCAATTTTGAGTCACTTCAACATTACATTTGGCGTTTCAGAATTATCAATGGTTGGTTTGGCATTTATCCTTTCAATCGTTGGTCAAATGGGTGACTTGGTTGAATCAGCATACAAACGTTTCTATGGTGTTAAAGACTCAGGTAAGATCTTACCAGGTCACGGTGGTATCTTAGACCGTTTTGATAGTATGCTATTTGTATTGCCTGTTGTTGCAGCTATTTTAGGTATTGTACATTAG